The Micromonospora sediminicola genome contains a region encoding:
- a CDS encoding TetR/AcrR family transcriptional regulator translates to MSRRRRGEELEQAILRAAAEVMRESGYAGMTMDRVAARAGTNKNAIYRRWPHRAALGIAAYRHLSDAALPNPDTGTLRGDALEMLRRANETWSSPHGAILRGLLAAAADDPELLTLMRARSGADAMDLAWIAMLERAVARGEAPAAAVRPRVATTPMMLLRAEYAIRGIPSVPDEVLVDIVDEVFLPLVRGRG, encoded by the coding sequence ATGAGCAGGCGGCGTCGGGGTGAGGAACTGGAACAGGCGATCCTGCGGGCCGCCGCGGAGGTGATGCGCGAGTCCGGATACGCGGGCATGACGATGGACCGCGTCGCCGCCCGCGCCGGAACCAACAAGAACGCCATCTACCGCCGGTGGCCGCACCGGGCGGCGCTGGGCATCGCGGCGTACCGCCACCTGTCCGACGCCGCCCTGCCGAACCCGGACACCGGCACGCTGCGCGGCGACGCGCTGGAGATGCTGCGGCGGGCCAACGAGACGTGGTCGTCGCCGCACGGAGCCATCCTGCGCGGCCTGCTCGCCGCCGCGGCCGACGACCCGGAACTGCTCACCCTCATGCGCGCCCGGTCCGGCGCCGACGCCATGGACCTGGCCTGGATCGCCATGCTCGAACGGGCCGTGGCCCGGGGCGAGGCGCCGGCGGCGGCCGTCCGCCCCCGGGTGGCGACCACGCCGATGATGCTGCTCCGCGCCGAGTACGCGATACGGGGCATCCCCTCGGTCCCCGACGAGGTGCTCGTCGACATCGTCGACGAGGTGTTCCTGCCCCTGGTACGCGGTCGCGGCTGA
- a CDS encoding DUF5984 family protein — MIRFRFALCPLDEVSPWGGDRPTLHWFGLTEGWYWLEAGGRELLRRTRHPGPLPYVDHYLARLWEDVIALTPEVREPVPADLVSFVESRRGQWTRDPFEFEPEDHRTIGGDLDRPDHPAVTAAIWHGERHLDLGYLRNPPRLRFWRTLRDDRDEVTVDWRHEDDGEIGFSAGPAVRLRVPTTAYLDAVHTLDRELMDAMGQRVEELERRGGLPGVDLDPVQLRREHEDRRHWLSRNLERRPTTDWAAVRHGARLLLAPPHP; from the coding sequence GTGATCAGGTTCCGGTTCGCGCTGTGCCCCCTGGACGAGGTGTCGCCGTGGGGCGGCGACCGGCCGACACTCCACTGGTTCGGGCTCACCGAGGGCTGGTACTGGCTCGAAGCCGGCGGACGGGAGCTGCTGCGCCGCACCCGGCACCCGGGACCGCTCCCCTACGTCGACCACTACCTGGCCCGGCTCTGGGAGGACGTCATCGCCCTCACCCCCGAGGTACGGGAGCCGGTGCCCGCGGATCTGGTGTCCTTCGTCGAGTCCCGTCGCGGGCAGTGGACCCGCGACCCGTTCGAGTTCGAGCCGGAGGACCACCGGACCATCGGCGGCGACCTGGACCGACCCGACCACCCCGCCGTCACGGCGGCGATCTGGCACGGCGAGCGCCACCTGGACCTCGGATACCTGCGCAACCCACCCCGGCTCCGGTTCTGGCGCACCCTCCGGGACGACCGCGACGAGGTCACCGTGGACTGGCGGCACGAGGACGACGGTGAGATCGGCTTCAGCGCAGGGCCCGCCGTCCGGCTCCGCGTTCCGACCACCGCGTACCTCGACGCCGTGCACACCCTCGACCGCGAGCTGATGGACGCCATGGGACAGCGGGTCGAGGAGCTGGAACGCCGCGGTGGGCTACCGGGCGTCGACCTCGACCCCGTCCAGTTACGACGCGAGCACGAGGACCGGCGGCACTGGCTCTCCCGCAACCTCGAGCGCCGCCCGACGACCGACTGGGCGGCGGTCCGCCACGGCGCCCGCCTGCTGCTCGCCCCGCCGCACCCCTGA
- a CDS encoding NUDIX domain-containing protein, whose protein sequence is MAMSPYLARLRAVIGHELIQMPSVSVVVVDDDARILLVRHAGHHDGWAVPGGAVDVGEPPVEAAVRERSVRRSASCGGSPRTSCPAWSSAGSPRRC, encoded by the coding sequence ATGGCCATGTCTCCGTATCTCGCCCGGCTGCGCGCCGTGATCGGCCATGAGCTGATCCAGATGCCGTCGGTGTCGGTCGTCGTCGTAGACGACGACGCACGGATCCTGCTGGTGCGTCATGCCGGGCACCACGACGGGTGGGCGGTGCCCGGCGGCGCGGTCGACGTCGGCGAACCGCCCGTCGAAGCGGCCGTGCGGGAGAGATCCGTGAGGAGATCAGCGAGCTGCGGTGGTTCGCCCCGGACGAGTTGCCCGGCGTGGAGCTCAGCCGGTTCACCAAGGCGCTGCTGA
- a CDS encoding M23 family metallopeptidase translates to MVIGSQPHGPPPEAGHDDLRPEDLGGIAYLRGLSRRGFLTGAALAASGVSAAFVLLPDSARAAGSYLRPCGNVRISSSWQDHRNRTPPSGEPGTDYAVGTGTPVRAAANGTIRLVKTDTSTATGRVVGMAHDDGNYTRHLHLSTIAVSPGQRVSRGQTIAYSGASANGSDSGVGPHVHTSLWLNTGSPTNFGATVDFENHVGDAANPSSPDQEVDDVFIANVRGNWYLVVPQGTAKPRAVVLGGDSNAAASGLPVLNFTWDPSINALRAAVDGIG, encoded by the coding sequence ATGGTCATCGGTAGTCAACCGCACGGCCCTCCTCCAGAGGCCGGTCACGACGATCTGCGGCCCGAGGACCTCGGCGGCATCGCCTACCTGCGCGGGCTGTCGAGGCGGGGCTTCCTCACCGGCGCCGCGTTGGCGGCGTCCGGGGTGTCGGCCGCCTTCGTCCTGCTGCCCGACTCCGCTCGGGCCGCCGGCAGCTACCTGCGACCCTGCGGCAACGTGCGGATATCGAGCTCATGGCAGGACCACCGGAACCGGACGCCGCCCTCGGGTGAGCCGGGCACCGACTACGCGGTCGGCACCGGCACTCCCGTCCGGGCCGCGGCGAACGGCACGATCCGCCTGGTGAAGACCGACACCTCCACCGCGACCGGGCGCGTCGTGGGGATGGCCCACGACGACGGCAACTACACCCGGCATCTGCACCTGTCGACGATCGCCGTCTCCCCCGGCCAACGCGTGTCGCGAGGCCAGACGATCGCCTACTCCGGCGCCTCGGCCAACGGCAGCGACTCGGGTGTCGGCCCGCACGTGCACACCAGTCTCTGGCTGAACACCGGCAGCCCGACGAACTTCGGCGCGACGGTGGATTTCGAGAACCACGTCGGCGACGCCGCCAACCCGAGTTCCCCCGACCAGGAGGTAGATGACGTGTTCATCGCGAATGTGCGAGGCAACTGGTACCTCGTCGTCCCCCAGGGCACCGCCAAGCCACGGGCGGTGGTCCTCGGTGGCGACAGCAACGCCGCCGCCTCCGGCCTCCCCGTCCTGAACTTCACCTGGGATCCGTCGATCAACGCGCTCCGGGCGGCGGTCGACGGCATCGGCTGA
- a CDS encoding low temperature requirement protein A produces MTTGRAAELLRRPGGPQRATFLELFFDLVFVLALALLSRSLGEDLGWSGAFRALVLLGAMWWVWSSTAWLTDRTDPQRPVIQALVIATMVGSLVMAAAVPEAFGDTGLIFAGAYVAVQLSRGIVLTAVLRGHELQRNAMRGLFWYGLSALPWIAGALTHGTARGALWALAVVLDHTAGRIGFPTPGAGRIPGRDLVTSGEHLSERYRQFFIIALGELILVTGLALNGSGFAPAGAAAFAVSIATTVLLWRIYIYRAGEVLAEAIVASADPVRLARSASYTHLTMVAGVVVTAVGGELVIAHPLGHTPPAWIAVLLGGPALYLAGRARFEHAVFGRVSRSRPIGVLALAVLAPAMLLVPPVVVAAAAAVVLTGIALSDAHRARGLPPEPPSPPD; encoded by the coding sequence ATGACGACAGGCAGGGCGGCCGAGCTGCTGCGTAGACCCGGGGGTCCGCAGCGGGCCACATTCCTGGAACTCTTCTTCGACCTGGTGTTCGTGCTCGCGCTCGCCCTGCTCTCCCGCAGCCTGGGCGAGGATCTCGGGTGGAGCGGCGCCTTCCGGGCACTGGTGCTGCTGGGCGCCATGTGGTGGGTCTGGTCGAGCACCGCGTGGCTGACCGACCGGACCGACCCGCAACGACCGGTCATCCAGGCGCTGGTCATCGCGACCATGGTCGGCAGCCTGGTCATGGCGGCCGCGGTCCCCGAGGCGTTCGGCGACACCGGCCTGATCTTCGCGGGCGCCTACGTCGCCGTCCAGCTCAGCCGCGGGATCGTCCTCACCGCCGTGCTGCGCGGCCACGAGCTGCAACGCAACGCCATGCGCGGGCTGTTCTGGTACGGCCTGTCGGCGCTGCCGTGGATCGCGGGGGCGCTGACGCACGGCACGGCGCGGGGCGCGCTCTGGGCACTCGCGGTGGTCCTCGACCACACGGCCGGCAGAATCGGCTTCCCCACCCCCGGCGCGGGGCGTATCCCCGGCCGTGACCTGGTCACCTCCGGCGAGCACCTGTCGGAGCGCTACCGGCAGTTCTTCATCATCGCTCTCGGCGAGCTGATCCTGGTCACCGGACTGGCGCTGAACGGCAGCGGCTTCGCACCCGCCGGGGCTGCCGCGTTCGCCGTGTCGATCGCGACCACCGTGCTGCTGTGGCGGATCTACATCTACCGCGCCGGTGAGGTCCTGGCGGAGGCGATCGTCGCGTCCGCCGACCCGGTCCGCCTCGCCCGGTCGGCGTCCTACACCCACCTGACCATGGTGGCCGGCGTGGTCGTCACCGCCGTCGGCGGTGAACTCGTCATCGCGCATCCGCTGGGACACACTCCACCGGCCTGGATCGCCGTCCTCCTCGGCGGACCCGCGCTGTACCTGGCCGGGCGCGCCCGCTTCGAACACGCGGTGTTCGGCCGGGTGTCCCGATCCCGCCCGATCGGCGTGCTCGCGCTGGCCGTCCTGGCACCGGCGATGCTCCTCGTGCCGCCGGTCGTGGTCGCGGCCGCCGCCGCCGTCGTGCTGACCGGGATCGCCCTGTCGGACGCGCACCGTGCCCGCGGACTACCACCCGAGCCGCCGTCACCGCCGGACTAG
- a CDS encoding dihydrofolate reductase family protein translates to MGTVVMYSSVSVDGFVADENDQPGPLFEWLTSGDVPLDAGGGLTVSQTSYDYTRPYWDRIGVTVVGRHVFDLTDGWDGKPPGGIDHVVVVTHRPAPEGWDRDAPFHFVDGVEAAVARAQELAGERTVEVAAGDVGGQVLAAGLVDEVRMDVVPVVFGSGKRFFGSVDAQHLLEGPDEVVQGSRVLHLRYRVRR, encoded by the coding sequence GTGGGCACAGTCGTCATGTACAGCTCGGTGTCGGTCGACGGCTTCGTCGCGGACGAGAACGACCAGCCCGGGCCGCTGTTCGAGTGGCTGACCAGTGGTGACGTCCCGTTGGACGCCGGCGGCGGGCTGACGGTGTCGCAGACGTCCTACGACTACACCCGGCCGTACTGGGACCGGATCGGGGTGACGGTCGTCGGCCGGCACGTCTTCGACCTGACGGACGGCTGGGACGGGAAGCCTCCGGGCGGGATCGACCACGTGGTCGTCGTGACGCACCGGCCGGCACCCGAGGGCTGGGACCGCGACGCGCCGTTCCACTTCGTCGACGGCGTGGAGGCGGCCGTAGCCAGGGCGCAGGAGCTGGCGGGGGAGCGCACGGTCGAGGTCGCCGCCGGTGACGTCGGTGGCCAGGTGCTCGCCGCGGGCCTGGTCGACGAGGTACGCATGGACGTCGTACCCGTCGTGTTCGGGTCCGGCAAACGCTTCTTCGGGTCGGTGGACGCGCAGCACCTGTTGGAAGGGCCGGACGAGGTGGTGCAGGGCAGCCGGGTGCTTCACCTGCGCTACCGGGTCCGCCGCTGA
- a CDS encoding helix-turn-helix domain-containing protein yields MEYVSRVPRPPLNGLIDDLYYLEGAPPYARLTLPPMPAALLIVNLGAPFRIRAGADLGAAEYADGCVVTTPTRALEFSYPPRTRSVGAHVKPWGLAPFLPMPAVELCDRPVTIEQVWGRPAVAELRDRLATAAGPQQMLTLLEEELTRRLGETAGLGLVRRTSGVIAAAGGAVAIGDLSVAAGVSSTHLAQRFKHLVGVTPKRLARAHRFATAVFSIDPAEPVDWGDLAGRAGYFDQAHFGHEFRAFTGLTPTRYVEVRRRFLREHPGHVLDGWPLPAD; encoded by the coding sequence GTGGAGTACGTGTCCCGAGTGCCGCGACCGCCGCTGAACGGGCTGATCGACGACCTCTACTACCTGGAGGGTGCGCCGCCGTACGCCCGGTTGACACTGCCGCCGATGCCGGCGGCGTTGCTCATCGTCAACCTCGGTGCGCCGTTCCGCATCCGCGCCGGCGCCGACCTCGGCGCGGCCGAGTACGCCGACGGCTGCGTGGTCACCACGCCCACCCGGGCGCTGGAGTTCAGCTATCCGCCGCGGACCCGGTCCGTCGGCGCGCACGTCAAGCCGTGGGGGTTGGCGCCGTTCCTGCCGATGCCCGCCGTCGAGCTGTGCGACCGGCCGGTGACGATCGAGCAGGTCTGGGGCCGGCCCGCCGTCGCGGAGCTGCGAGACCGGCTGGCCACGGCGGCCGGGCCGCAGCAGATGCTGACGCTGCTCGAGGAGGAGCTGACGCGACGGCTGGGCGAGACCGCCGGGCTGGGGCTGGTGCGCCGGACGAGCGGCGTCATCGCGGCGGCCGGCGGAGCGGTCGCCATCGGCGACCTGAGCGTGGCAGCCGGTGTCAGCAGCACCCATCTGGCGCAGCGGTTCAAGCACCTCGTCGGCGTCACGCCGAAGCGGCTGGCCCGCGCCCACCGTTTCGCCACCGCCGTGTTCTCGATCGACCCCGCCGAACCGGTCGACTGGGGCGACCTCGCCGGTCGCGCCGGCTACTTCGACCAGGCCCACTTCGGCCACGAGTTCCGAGCGTTCACCGGGCTCACGCCGACCCGGTACGTCGAGGTCCGGCGGCGGTTCCTGCGCGAACATCCCGGTCACGTGCTGGACGGCTGGCCGCTGCCGGCCGATTGA
- a CDS encoding mycothiol transferase → MAMPFPAPTTPASGRDEVFLGYLDFFRETLLSKVDALPDDEVRRSRLPSGWTPLELLKHLRYVELRWIEWGFEGTQIAEPWGDRRGDRWHVAPDETRDSLTAALRAQGAHTASVVANNDLTTVGAPGPRWDEAAPATLERVLFHLVQEYARHLGHLDVVAELAAGPLGE, encoded by the coding sequence ATGGCGATGCCCTTTCCCGCACCGACGACTCCCGCATCGGGACGCGACGAGGTCTTCCTGGGATACCTGGACTTCTTCCGGGAGACCCTCCTGTCCAAGGTGGACGCACTACCCGACGACGAGGTGCGGCGCAGCCGGCTTCCCTCCGGGTGGACCCCCCTCGAACTGCTCAAACACTTGCGCTACGTCGAGCTTCGCTGGATCGAGTGGGGCTTCGAGGGCACCCAGATCGCCGAACCCTGGGGCGACCGGCGCGGGGACCGGTGGCACGTGGCGCCCGACGAGACACGCGACAGCCTGACGGCGGCGCTCCGCGCCCAGGGCGCACACACCGCCTCCGTGGTCGCGAACAACGACCTGACGACGGTGGGCGCTCCCGGCCCGAGGTGGGACGAGGCGGCGCCGGCGACGCTGGAACGCGTGTTGTTCCACCTCGTGCAGGAGTACGCCCGTCACCTCGGGCACCTCGACGTCGTAGCCGAGCTCGCCGCTGGGCCGCTCGGCGAGTAG
- a CDS encoding helix-turn-helix domain-containing protein, whose translation MESLPELTFGQRLKVYRERSGKTRAVLGGLVGRSAEWVKAVETDRILPPRIHMLDRIARALKVEVSVLAGELSDRSAVVNGPEHPALASVRDAVNRFVLSGETSAESLTSLRDRLATAWRARHQASDHRTVLGGLLPGLLRDVQRAALAYEGEERRQAQALVAETFGLTQMFLAYQPAAELLWRVADRSMVAAQESGDPEALAVAGWFLCQVHRDAGDWDTATAVTLDVLSALEPRIADGNTNLLALWGALNFEAAYTAARAGEEGRAWRYWDRADRVAQRLPQEFYQPQTSFSRVIMGAHAVTVAVELQKSGEAVRQARRHDSSAIPSRPRRARHLIEVARAHYGKGDRETAVATLRRAYESAPETIRFNGYARQITVDLLDGPRPTRDEARDLAVKVGLLS comes from the coding sequence ATGGAATCCTTGCCGGAACTGACCTTCGGGCAGCGGTTGAAGGTCTACCGGGAGCGGTCCGGGAAGACCCGCGCGGTGCTCGGCGGCCTGGTGGGCCGCAGCGCCGAGTGGGTCAAGGCGGTGGAGACCGATCGCATCCTGCCGCCTCGCATCCACATGCTGGATCGCATCGCGCGCGCCCTGAAGGTCGAGGTGTCGGTGCTGGCCGGTGAGTTGAGCGACCGGTCCGCCGTGGTCAACGGGCCGGAGCATCCGGCGTTGGCCTCCGTTCGGGACGCGGTGAACCGCTTCGTGCTCTCCGGCGAGACGTCCGCGGAGTCGTTGACGAGCCTGCGGGACCGGCTTGCGACGGCATGGCGGGCCCGCCACCAGGCGTCCGATCACCGTACGGTGCTGGGCGGGTTGCTGCCGGGGCTGCTGCGCGACGTGCAGCGCGCCGCCCTGGCGTACGAGGGGGAGGAGCGTCGGCAGGCGCAGGCCCTGGTGGCGGAGACATTCGGGCTGACGCAGATGTTCCTCGCCTACCAGCCCGCTGCCGAGTTGCTGTGGCGGGTCGCGGACCGGTCGATGGTGGCGGCGCAGGAGTCCGGCGACCCGGAGGCGTTGGCTGTCGCGGGGTGGTTCCTGTGCCAGGTGCATCGGGACGCCGGGGACTGGGACACCGCGACGGCGGTGACGCTGGACGTCCTGTCGGCCCTGGAGCCGCGCATCGCCGACGGGAACACGAACCTGCTGGCTCTGTGGGGAGCGCTGAACTTCGAGGCGGCCTACACCGCCGCCCGAGCCGGCGAGGAGGGTCGGGCCTGGCGGTACTGGGATCGCGCCGACCGTGTGGCGCAACGCCTGCCGCAGGAGTTCTACCAGCCGCAGACCTCGTTCTCCCGGGTCATCATGGGCGCCCACGCGGTGACGGTCGCGGTGGAGCTGCAGAAGTCAGGCGAGGCGGTGCGGCAGGCCCGCCGCCATGACTCGTCGGCCATCCCGTCGCGGCCGCGACGGGCTCGCCACCTCATTGAGGTCGCGCGGGCGCACTACGGCAAGGGCGACCGGGAGACGGCCGTCGCGACGCTGCGGCGGGCGTACGAGTCGGCCCCGGAGACGATCCGCTTCAACGGGTACGCCCGCCAGATCACCGTGGACCTGCTCGACGGCCCGCGCCCTACCCGCGACGAGGCCCGCGATCTCGCAGTGAAGGTCGGGCTCCTGTCCTGA
- a CDS encoding NmrA family NAD(P)-binding protein, producing the protein MIVITGATGHLGSRIVAEVLRRVPAAAVGVSVTDVAKATALQARGVRVRRGDFTDPATLADAFEGADQVLIVSAAIRGAAATGANIAAIDAATAAGAQRILYTSHQGASTDSLFPPMITHARTEEHLAATGIPHVALRNGFYSSTLRYYLDEAAATGRLALPADGPVSWTGHDDLAAAAAVLLTDGSVAASPTAPLTAPSTLDSAAVAAVASEVTGREVTRVVVDDEEWVRAAVSRGMPRAAAEFNLGMFRAARRGEFMVTDPTLETLIGRPAESVRTALRRMLAARP; encoded by the coding sequence ATGATCGTCATCACGGGCGCCACCGGCCACCTGGGCTCACGAATCGTGGCGGAGGTCCTGCGGCGGGTTCCCGCCGCCGCCGTCGGGGTCAGCGTCACCGACGTCGCGAAGGCCACCGCGCTGCAGGCCCGCGGCGTCCGGGTGCGCCGCGGCGACTTCACCGACCCCGCCACCCTCGCGGACGCCTTCGAGGGCGCTGACCAGGTCCTGATCGTCAGTGCCGCGATCCGGGGGGCCGCCGCGACCGGGGCCAACATCGCCGCGATCGACGCCGCGACGGCGGCCGGAGCGCAGCGCATCCTCTACACCAGCCACCAGGGCGCGTCGACCGACTCGCTGTTCCCGCCGATGATCACCCACGCGCGCACCGAGGAGCACCTGGCCGCCACCGGCATCCCCCACGTCGCCCTGCGCAACGGCTTCTACTCCAGCACCCTCCGCTATTACCTCGACGAGGCGGCGGCCACCGGCCGACTGGCCCTCCCGGCCGACGGGCCCGTCTCCTGGACCGGCCACGACGACCTCGCGGCGGCGGCCGCCGTCCTGCTCACCGACGGCTCCGTCGCGGCCAGCCCCACCGCGCCGCTGACGGCCCCGTCGACGCTCGACTCCGCGGCGGTCGCCGCCGTCGCGAGCGAGGTCACCGGCCGGGAGGTGACCCGCGTCGTCGTGGACGACGAGGAATGGGTACGGGCGGCGGTCTCTCGGGGCATGCCGCGCGCCGCCGCCGAGTTCAACCTCGGCATGTTCCGGGCGGCGCGACGTGGCGAGTTCATGGTCACCGATCCCACGCTGGAGACGCTGATCGGCCGCCCGGCCGAGTCCGTCCGGACCGCGCTGCGGCGCATGCTCGCCGCTCGCCCCTGA
- a CDS encoding TetR/AcrR family transcriptional regulator, which yields MELAERTDARSRIVTAAARILREQGARAVTTRAVAQAAQVQAPTIYRLFGDKDGLIDAVAEHVMATWVAAKATGGPHPDPVVDLRAGWRAQIEFGLANPWLYELMTSPARAEQSPATTEGIEVLRAKVRRLAAAGLLRVDEPRAVAMIHAAGTGTVRALLGMPADRRDLGLADQMFDAVAAGILTTAPAAPANDVGAIAVTFATALPGLPGLTDAERALMGEWLTRALTTLHQGQPRAS from the coding sequence GTGGAGCTTGCCGAGAGGACCGACGCCCGGTCCCGGATCGTCACCGCAGCCGCACGGATCCTGCGGGAGCAGGGCGCCCGCGCCGTGACCACGCGCGCCGTCGCGCAGGCGGCGCAGGTGCAGGCGCCGACCATCTACCGCCTGTTCGGCGACAAGGACGGCCTGATCGATGCCGTGGCCGAACACGTGATGGCCACCTGGGTGGCGGCGAAGGCGACCGGCGGGCCGCACCCCGACCCGGTGGTCGACCTGCGCGCGGGCTGGCGGGCACAGATCGAGTTCGGGCTGGCCAACCCCTGGCTGTACGAGCTGATGACCAGCCCCGCGCGGGCGGAGCAGTCCCCGGCCACCACGGAAGGCATCGAGGTGCTGCGCGCGAAGGTGCGCCGGCTCGCCGCAGCCGGGCTGCTGCGCGTGGACGAGCCGCGAGCGGTCGCGATGATCCACGCAGCGGGCACCGGCACCGTACGCGCACTGCTCGGCATGCCAGCGGACCGACGCGACCTCGGCCTGGCCGACCAGATGTTCGACGCCGTCGCCGCCGGCATCCTGACCACCGCCCCGGCGGCTCCGGCGAACGACGTGGGCGCCATCGCGGTCACCTTCGCCACCGCGCTACCCGGCCTGCCCGGCCTCACCGACGCCGAGCGGGCGTTGATGGGCGAGTGGCTCACCAGGGCTCTGACGACACTCCACCAGGGACAGCCCCGAGCCAGCTGA